A stretch of Cicer arietinum cultivar CDC Frontier isolate Library 1 chromosome 5, Cicar.CDCFrontier_v2.0, whole genome shotgun sequence DNA encodes these proteins:
- the LOC101500335 gene encoding purine permease 21-like, translated as MGETQELQLHKTEANPAKETFSMEENRFQDQIMNESIKMNKKRRYYLKVAIYVALILVGQSSATLLGRLYYEKGGKSKWMATLVQLAGFPILLPYYFFILSSKKFTTNNNNNNIINIDPNTPSFFMLAFVYVSIGLIIALVCYLFSFGLLYLPVSTFTLVSSSQLAFNALFAYFLNSLKLTPCIINSLVLLTISSALLMFQNESSNSTNSSNKMYVIGFMCTLGASAGIGLILSLTQLAFKKVIKSECFKSVMEMTIYQSLVATCVALVGLFASGEWSGVKKEMEEYEMGKVTYVLDLTFTAISWQVFSIGCVGLIFEVSSLFSNAISVSGMPIVPILAVVIFQDKMNGIKVISMILAIWGFISYVYQQYLDESKSKRENRNIHHGIL; from the exons ATGGGAGAAACTCAAGAACTGCAACTTCACAAAACCG AAGCAAATCCAGCTAAAGAAACATTTTCAATGGAGGAAAATAGGTTTCAAGATCAAATAATGAATGAATCAATTAAGATGAATAAGAAAAGAAGGTACTATTTAAAGGTAGCAATTTATGTTGCACTTATTTTAGTAGGCCAATCATCAGCAACACTTCTAGGAAGATTGTACTATGAGAAAGGAGGAAAGAGTAAATGGATGGCAACACTTGTTCAACTTGCTGGTTTCCCAATTCTACTaccttattattttttcatcttatCATCCAAAAAATTCaccacaaataataataataataatatcattaatattGATCCAAATACACCATCCTTTTTCATGCTAGCTTTTGTGTATGTCTCAATAGGCCTAATTATTGCATTAGTTTGTTACTTATTTTCATTTGGGCTATTGTACCTCCCTGTCTCAACATTTACATTAGTTTCTTCATCTCAATTAGCTTTCAATGCTTTATTTGCATATTTCCTAAATTCACTAAAACTCACACCTTGCATAATAAACTCCTTAGTCCTACTAACAATTTCCTCTGCCCTCCTTATGTTCCAAAATGAGTCATCAAATTCCACAAATTCATCCAATAAAATGTATGTGATTGGATTCATGTGCACTTTAGGTGCATCTGCTGGAATTGGATTGATACTTTCCCTTACACAACTAGCTTTCAAGAAGGTTATCAAAAGTGAATGTTTTAAAAGTGTCATGGAAATGACAATTTATCAATCATTGGTAGCTACTTGTGTTGCACTAGTAGGACTTTTTGCAAGTGGAGAGTGGAGTGGTGTAAAGAAAGAAATGGAAGAGTATGAAATGGGGAAAGTTACTTATGTGCTTGATCTTACTTTCACAGCCATAAGTTGGCAAGTTTTTAGTATTGGTTGTGTTGGACTTATTTTTGAAGTTTCTTCACTATTCTCTAATGCTATAAGTGTTTCGGGTATGCCTATTGTTCCTATATTAGCTGTGGTAATTTTTCAAGACAAAATGAATGGGATTAAGGTTATATCTATGATACTAGCTATTTGGGGATTTATATCATATGTTTATCAACAATACTTGGATGAAAGCAAGAGcaaaagagaaaatagaaaCATTCATCATGGTATCCTTTAG